The Adhaeribacter radiodurans genomic interval TCCCCTCTCGGAAAATTCAGCTGAATACAGTTTATTTCCTGTTGTAAAAACTCAAATATAATCCCTTATAAATTCAGGATGGTTTATTTTCTTTTATTTGAACAGCTAGGGGCATATCCTGATACGTTTTTAGCTCCTGTATATTAGCTGGTAGTCCAAACCCATTAGTTAAAAGGGCTTTTTTCACTGCCTTTATAACTTGACCCTTTACATCCAAAATTCCCCTTTTGTAATCATCGGTATCGGTCCAGAAGAAGGCTCTAATATTTACTGTATTGGTAGCCAACTCTTCTGTAACCACAAAAGCTTCAGGTTGAGGTAATACTTCCAGTACCTCTTTCATTGTATCTATAATCAATTGTTCGGCCGTATCCACATCATCACTATAATCAATGCCCACTAAAAAATCTAGCCGTATCAAGTTATCTTGAGTCATGTTTGTAACTTCCGACTTAAGGACTGTGGCATTGGGAATATAGACATCCATGGTATCAAAGGTTTTAAGATGAGTAGTGCGCATGTTTAAGCTAACTACATGCCCTCTATATTCTCCTACTTTAATAGCATCGCCCACTTTAAATGGTGCATTAAAGGCGAGGATAAAACCAGCTAAGAAGTTCTCTCCTATGTCTTTGAAAGCAAATCCTATGATAAAAGCAGAAACCCCGGCTCCCGCCAGTAAACCACCAGCAACCCCCGTCAACCCGATTGTTTGTAGGGCTAAAAGGAGGCCTATAATCACAATAGTTATTTTGGCAACCTTTGAAACAAAAAGGACAGACAGGGGGTTCTGAGCGTGCGGGGCCACCCTATTGTCGACTATCTTTTTGACTTGGCTGGCTAGCAAGAAGGTCACC includes:
- a CDS encoding mechanosensitive ion channel family protein, encoding MQVNTNRFTTNLFNVLEQYWEQFIFVLPRLGIAILILLVTFLLASQVKKIVDNRVAPHAQNPLSVLFVSKVAKITIVIIGLLLALQTIGLTGVAGGLLAGAGVSAFIIGFAFKDIGENFLAGFILAFNAPFKVGDAIKVGEYRGHVVSLNMRTTHLKTFDTMDVYIPNATVLKSEVTNMTQDNLIRLDFLVGIDYSDDVDTAEQLIIDTMKEVLEVLPQPEAFVVTEELATNTVNIRAFFWTDTDDYKRGILDVKGQVIKAVKKALLTNGFGLPANIQELKTYQDMPLAVQIKENKPS